One bacterium genomic window, AGTACCGGAAAGAGGGGTTAAAGAATATAAAAGACAGTGAGAAATTATAAGCATTAAAAAAATTAGAATTAGTAAAAGTATGAAAAAAATATTATTAAGTTTGGGCATGATTTCGGTGGTTGCCGTCTTGGCAATCGGCGCAACAGGCGCTTTCTTCTCCGATACGGAGACATCAACCGGCAATACCTTCACGGCTGGAGCGGTTGATTTAACAGTAGATAGTCAGCAACATTATAATGGGATGGTTTGTACACTTGGTACGAATCAGATATACACATGGCAACCGGAGATAAATACATTACCTCCTTATTACCCAGCTCAGGACTCTCCTTGTGATGGAACTTGGACAGCGACAAATTTAGGTGCTCAGCATCAATTTTTTGATTTCGCTGATGTTAAACCGGGTGATTCTGGAGAAAACACACTTAGCCTACACGTTGATAACGACGCTTGGTTGAGATTGGTTATCAGTCTTGTAACTGATTTAGACAATTCTTGTACTGAACCAGAAGAAGGAACTAACAGCGAAAGTTGTACCGTTTCTGTTCCAGAAGGAACGACCGCAGGAGCAGGTGAATTAAGAGAAAATCTCTTGTTCTCAGTGTGGCTGGATGAGGGCCAGACAGTCGGTTTCCAAAACAATGGTGACCTAGGTGAAGGAGACAATATTAGAAATTACGCAGAACCAATTATAATTTCTAGTGGGACAATTGACGAGAATGGAGAAATTTGGAATCTTTCAGACGCTGGCGGCTTATACCTTATAGGTGGACAAACAGCCTACTTTGGTATTGATTGGAATCTTCCCAACACTGTAGGAAACGACACTCAGACCGATAGTATGAGTGCTACTGTGGAATTTCAGGTTGAACAACACAGAAATAATCCTACCCCTTCTTGGATTTAGTAGGAGTAATCTCATCTAACTAGTAACGATTATTATGAAAAAAATATTATTAAGTCTGGCCGCCATTGTTACGGTTGCAGTTGTGGTTACCGGCGCGACAATCGCCTTCTACAATGACACCGAGACATCAGCCGGCAACATCTTTGTTGCGGGTTCTGTCGACCTCAAGGTGGACCACACGTATGCCTCGTATGATGGCGAGGAATGTGTTGGTAACTGTACTGAGCAAGGTTCCAATCTCGTCTTGAATGAGGGATTTGAGAACCCGGTGGTAACGGATAACGGTGGTCAGTGGCAGATATATCCAAGTGGTATTTCCAATTGGGCTGTTACTGCAGGTGCAGGTCTTGAACTTCAAAGAAACGGTGTAGCAGGTGCTCCTCATGGAGGCCAGCAACTTGCGGAACTTGATAGTCATGGCGCCGGAAGTCAGTCTACTATTGAGCAGGTCATTAACACGGTTCCTGGTCAAAAATACCGTCTTACTTTCTGGCACTCCCCCCGTCCGGCAAACACTCCCAATAATGGAGAAGATAACCAGATTGAATTTACTATCGAAGTTACAAGCAATAGTGGCGTATTGGTGAATAACACTATTGGAATGACCTACAGTGGTTCAGGAACATCTTGGACCCAGTACACATATAACTTCATTGCGCTTGATACGCAGACGACAATTATCTTTGCGGATGCGGGAACTCAAGCAGACACCTTGGGCGGTTATATAGACGATGTGTCAGTACGTGAATTGTCTTGTCCAGAAAATGATTATCCCAATGGCGGTATTTGTACACTTTGGGGTGAGCAAGACCTTGGTCAAGGCGATACGTTCTGGAATTTCCCTGACATCAAACCAGGTGACTGGGGAACAAACGTTATCTCGCTTCATGTCTACGGAAATGATGCATTTGCATGTCTCTTGCCAAGCAATCTTGAAGATAACGAGAATACGCCCATTGAACCGGAAGTCACAGCAGGTGACACGACTGCTGACGGAATCCAAAACGGCGAACTCTCGGGTGAGCTTGAATTCTTCATGTGGGAGGATGCAAATGGCAACAATGCCTTTGATCTAAGTGAACAAATATTAGTTACTGCGGGTACTCCGTTCAATCAAATTCCGACTCAAATGGTTGCAATGTCTCTTACAGGCAATGCGCCTATCACTCTTGTCGGCATGAGCTGGTGCGCGGGTGATCAAACACTTGTTGGCACTACCGTAAATTGTGATGGAAACGGAATGGGCGACATAGCTCAGACAGACAAAATGGTCTCTGACTTTGTTGCGTACGCGGTTCAACAGAGGAATAATTCTAACTTCACTTGCGCAGACGCAAATATTCCTCTTCTTGTTGCTCCGGAAAACCTATAGGTTCTAGAGAGAATAAAAACTTTCAACCAGTTGTTGAAGCTTTTGACCCAACCTCACTTTTTAACAAAAGTGAGGTTGGGGACTGAGGCTTTATAAAAGCCCTAAAAAATGGATCCCGTTAGAAGCCGCGGTCACGGTTTTAACAAAAAGTAAAAGTATATGTTAACAACTGAAGAAAAGAATAATATTGAAACAAAGCAAGAAAACGGACGACCGCGACCTGCTTCTAACGGGATGGACAAAGCATTCAAAATTCTTTACACGACATTCTACGCGGGAATCATCCTGATAATCGGGCTTTTGCTCATTGCTCTTTTTCCTATTAAAGGCAATTACCAGATAAAAATCGTAAAGTCAGGTTCAATGGAACCAAGTATCGCTACCGGAAGCATTGTTGTCATAAAGCCAAGTGCGAATTATAAGGAGGGCGATGTTGTTACATTCGGCAAAGACACAAAGACGGATATTCCGACCACCCACCGCATAGTAGGAAGCCGTGCCTCGGAGGGCGTGATTTTGTTTACCACAAAGGGAGATGCCAACGAAGACCCCGACACGAAAGAAATCCGGCAAAGCGATATTCACGGCAAAGTATTGTTTGACGTTCCTTATTTCGGTTACATCATCGACATGGCCCGTAAGCCCGTCGGTTTTGCCGTTCTTATCATCGTTCCCGCGCTCATCGTTGTCTTCGATGAAGGTGTAAAAATATTTCATGAGATAAAGAAGATGAGAACCCTTCGACCCCTTCGACAAGCTCAGGGCGGGCAAGCTCAGGGCAAGAAAAAAGAAGATACTCCAACAGATGATAAAGGAAACGTTTAACGTGAAAAAGACAAATATAAAAACAAAGACGAACAACGAAGCCACTTTTGAGGCGGAGAGCAGGCTCGTGAAAGCGGCAAAACACATGTCGCTTAAGTTGCTCGCGCTTTCCCTCGTGATTAGCCTAAACATCATCGGTCTTCCCGGTATCGGCGACACGATGGGGTATTACCTTGATATTGAGAGCTCAACCGAGAACACTTTTATAGCGGGTTCGGTTGATTTCTCACTTGGCATTTCAGGCTGGCAAGCGACAAGCACGGCAGTTTCAATGCCGCCGGGGGATATCGTGAAAAAAGAAGTGACTGTTGACCCCCTCGATAGCAATCCGTTCCAATACTTTGCCACAACGACAAATATCACGGGCGATAGCGATTTCTGCGACGCGCTTCTTGTCACCGCAAACCTTGAAGGAAATCAAATGTATGATGGTCCGCTTACGGGACTTCTTACCGCTACCACGACGACACTCGATTCGTGGGACTTTACCTACACAACAGGAGTCAACGACTTCCAAAACCGCGTTTGTGATTTTGATATTGACTACAACGCCTGGCAGACACGGCACGATTATCCAACGTATGAGGACGGCGGATACAACGATACCGAGAAAGTTTCAAACCACCTTTCTTCGTGGGGTTTCAGAATCAATAAAGTTTATTACGACGTAAAAACACCGGAGCGCGGCGAAGAGGGCGTCAATGAATGGGTGGAGATTTATAACCAGACCAATACGGCCATAGACATTTCAGGCTGGGAGATTTGCGACAATACCGGCTGTGATACCCTGCCTTCAACGCCCGCCATTCCCGCCCAGAAATACGCGGTTATTGTGGCCACTTCAACCACTGCCACCACGACGACCGTTTCAAGCGGGTTGCCCGCGTACTGGTATCTTCCAAGTGAGGTTACACAGATTAATATCGATAATTTAATCGGCAACGGCTTAGCAAATGATGCCGACATGCTAGTCCTCAAACGTCCCGACGGCGTTATCGTTGACCAGATGAACTGGGGAACTCCCGATAGTGGTTGGGCCAATTACAACAGCAATGTCTGGAATCCGGGAGCGATTGATGTTGCCGAAGGCAATGTCTTGGCCCGCGTGCCTTCCGGATACGATACGGACGCGCCTTCTGATTGGGTGGAACTTTTGCCTCCAACGGTTGACCTTATCTATCCCGACGAGGGCGGTTCATATACTTGGTACTGGGGTTATAGCTACAACATCACTTGGACAGCGACGAATAATAACGGCTCTGACACGGACCTTGATATCGGTATTTTCTACGTGAAAGATGTCAATCACGACAGTGTAATTAGCGTAGGTGATACGACACATACCATCATTGCGACAACGGCAAATGACGGTCTATTCAACTGGACCGTGCCATCAGGGTTCCTCGGCTACATCTGGATTCACCTTGTTGCCACGGGACCGGAAAATCCGATGCTTAATACGGGAACGGTGAGCGGCAAAATCTATGACCCAATCGCGCTCTTCCTTACCGAAGAAGGTACCGACATGGAGGATGTGGACCTTGAAGCACCGGTGATAACGGTACAGGGCAATAACCCCGCAACCATTACCATAGGGGCGACGTATAATGACCTCGGCGCGTTAGTAACCGATAATGTAAACAACAATCTCGGCATTGTGACTGAAGGCGCAACCAT contains:
- a CDS encoding DUF5011 domain-containing protein, translating into MIKETFNVKKTNIKTKTNNEATFEAESRLVKAAKHMSLKLLALSLVISLNIIGLPGIGDTMGYYLDIESSTENTFIAGSVDFSLGISGWQATSTAVSMPPGDIVKKEVTVDPLDSNPFQYFATTTNITGDSDFCDALLVTANLEGNQMYDGPLTGLLTATTTTLDSWDFTYTTGVNDFQNRVCDFDIDYNAWQTRHDYPTYEDGGYNDTEKVSNHLSSWGFRINKVYYDVKTPERGEEGVNEWVEIYNQTNTAIDISGWEICDNTGCDTLPSTPAIPAQKYAVIVATSTTATTTTVSSGLPAYWYLPSEVTQINIDNLIGNGLANDADMLVLKRPDGVIVDQMNWGTPDSGWANYNSNVWNPGAIDVAEGNVLARVPSGYDTDAPSDWVELLPPTVDLIYPDEGGSYTWYWGYSYNITWTATNNNGSDTDLDIGIFYVKDVNHDSVISVGDTTHTIIATTANDGLFNWTVPSGFLGYIWIHLVATGPENPMLNTGTVSGKIYDPIALFLTEEGTDMEDVDLEAPVITVQGNNPATITIGATYNDLGALVTDNVNNNLGIVTEGATIDTTQTGVYTVTYSATDQAGNVGSATRTVIVYDPADGEPDLSAYQQSTDTSDTSETTEVIAENSVLLPTEEITTGGGNTTTETPEVVAETAIEEEQTNEEVIEETTPVVEEQVEVVAEVTEEVAEEVTEEITEEVTTEEVTVVTEESPVLEEETVNEGETTEQVAEEPVAEDVVVAESESTPIVEEAVIPEPITVVEEIVDSEPQQPEVSEPSTEAVVPEPLTEVSE
- a CDS encoding signal peptidase I; the protein is MLTTEEKNNIETKQENGRPRPASNGMDKAFKILYTTFYAGIILIIGLLLIALFPIKGNYQIKIVKSGSMEPSIATGSIVVIKPSANYKEGDVVTFGKDTKTDIPTTHRIVGSRASEGVILFTTKGDANEDPDTKEIRQSDIHGKVLFDVPYFGYIIDMARKPVGFAVLIIVPALIVVFDEGVKIFHEIKKMRTLRPLRQAQGGQAQGKKKEDTPTDDKGNV
- a CDS encoding DUF642 domain-containing protein codes for the protein MKKILLSLAAIVTVAVVVTGATIAFYNDTETSAGNIFVAGSVDLKVDHTYASYDGEECVGNCTEQGSNLVLNEGFENPVVTDNGGQWQIYPSGISNWAVTAGAGLELQRNGVAGAPHGGQQLAELDSHGAGSQSTIEQVINTVPGQKYRLTFWHSPRPANTPNNGEDNQIEFTIEVTSNSGVLVNNTIGMTYSGSGTSWTQYTYNFIALDTQTTIIFADAGTQADTLGGYIDDVSVRELSCPENDYPNGGICTLWGEQDLGQGDTFWNFPDIKPGDWGTNVISLHVYGNDAFACLLPSNLEDNENTPIEPEVTAGDTTADGIQNGELSGELEFFMWEDANGNNAFDLSEQILVTAGTPFNQIPTQMVAMSLTGNAPITLVGMSWCAGDQTLVGTTVNCDGNGMGDIAQTDKMVSDFVAYAVQQRNNSNFTCADANIPLLVAPENL
- a CDS encoding SipW-dependent-type signal peptide-containing protein, with the translated sequence MKKILLSLGMISVVAVLAIGATGAFFSDTETSTGNTFTAGAVDLTVDSQQHYNGMVCTLGTNQIYTWQPEINTLPPYYPAQDSPCDGTWTATNLGAQHQFFDFADVKPGDSGENTLSLHVDNDAWLRLVISLVTDLDNSCTEPEEGTNSESCTVSVPEGTTAGAGELRENLLFSVWLDEGQTVGFQNNGDLGEGDNIRNYAEPIIISSGTIDENGEIWNLSDAGGLYLIGGQTAYFGIDWNLPNTVGNDTQTDSMSATVEFQVEQHRNNPTPSWI